A genomic segment from Pleurocapsa minor HA4230-MV1 encodes:
- a CDS encoding tetratricopeptide repeat protein, producing the protein MSKNWLISLITCAGISSLSLPATGQAVLPYVPKLDSEKLELQGLQLLQDAVQLIRFQQYDLALPRAELATQLAPANYDVWFILGSLYVQQEKIDKGIKTLEKAQSLAPEQEGILFRLGEAYFQKGDYETAQEKFEAGLAIKNESPDALFSLGNTYLKLAMFDEAIEAYEEAFQMEATFWPALNNVGLVEYEQGDRNEAISRWESVIKVDGKQAEPKLALAVALFAEGKVDEAIKLGKAALKLDSRYADIKFLQENLWGEQLIEDTREFLNNPQIKKIVSNNKPANPEELPAQNQGVPIPQ; encoded by the coding sequence GTGTCTAAAAACTGGTTAATTTCTCTGATAACTTGTGCTGGTATTTCTAGTTTATCTTTACCTGCAACAGGGCAAGCCGTATTGCCTTATGTCCCTAAATTAGATTCAGAAAAACTTGAATTACAAGGATTACAACTACTGCAAGATGCGGTACAGTTAATTCGCTTCCAACAATATGACTTAGCCTTACCAAGAGCAGAATTAGCCACTCAACTCGCTCCAGCAAATTATGATGTTTGGTTTATTCTTGGCAGTCTTTATGTCCAGCAAGAAAAAATCGATAAAGGAATTAAAACCCTAGAAAAAGCTCAAAGTCTAGCTCCTGAACAAGAAGGAATTTTATTCAGATTAGGCGAAGCTTATTTTCAGAAAGGAGATTATGAAACAGCACAAGAAAAGTTTGAAGCTGGATTAGCCATCAAAAATGAGTCTCCTGACGCTTTGTTTAGTTTAGGCAATACTTATCTCAAATTAGCTATGTTTGATGAGGCAATTGAGGCTTATGAAGAAGCTTTCCAAATGGAGGCGACTTTCTGGCCAGCATTGAATAATGTTGGACTAGTAGAATATGAACAAGGCGATCGCAATGAGGCAATTTCTAGGTGGGAATCGGTTATTAAGGTTGATGGAAAACAGGCAGAACCTAAGTTAGCCTTGGCAGTAGCCTTGTTTGCCGAAGGTAAAGTTGATGAGGCTATTAAGTTAGGGAAAGCAGCTTTAAAACTCGATAGTCGTTATGCTGACATTAAGTTTCTCCAGGAGAATCTCTGGGGAGAACAGTTAATTGAAGACACTCGCGAGTTTCTCAACAATCCTCAGATTAAAAAAATTGTTTCCAATAACAAACCAGCTAATCCAGAAGAATTACCTGCGCAAAACCAAGGTGTTCCTATCCCTCAATAG
- a CDS encoding LysR family transcriptional regulator, with product MDKFASMEAFAQVVQSGGFAAAARKMGVSRSTVNKLVINLENELKVQLLQRSTRQVKPTPTGLAFYERCLNILEEVSAAEEAVSELQTEPKGTLKINAPMSFGTLYLGKAIAQFIAQYPELQVQLTLDDRFIDPIAEGYDLTIRIAQPETSPSLVCQEISPVARVLCASPGYLKKRGVPSHPTELSQHSCLHYGQIVTGNQWQLNNGAQKYQVTVKGVLCSNNGEVLKDSVLQGLGIALLPTFMIEPELKLKTLAIVLPDYQPPAIALCLIYPLNRHLNTKIKLFVEFFRQRFGNDNSD from the coding sequence ATGGATAAGTTTGCCAGCATGGAAGCCTTTGCTCAGGTGGTACAGTCAGGAGGATTTGCCGCTGCGGCGAGAAAGATGGGAGTCTCGCGATCGACAGTTAACAAGTTAGTGATTAACTTAGAAAATGAATTAAAGGTACAGTTGCTACAAAGGAGTACTCGCCAGGTTAAGCCGACACCGACAGGATTAGCTTTTTACGAACGATGTCTGAATATCTTAGAGGAAGTTTCAGCAGCAGAGGAGGCGGTATCTGAGCTACAAACTGAACCCAAAGGAACTCTGAAAATCAATGCACCAATGTCTTTTGGCACATTATATCTAGGTAAGGCGATCGCCCAATTCATCGCTCAATATCCAGAATTACAGGTACAGTTAACCCTAGACGATCGCTTTATCGATCCCATCGCTGAGGGATACGATTTAACTATTAGAATCGCTCAACCAGAAACATCTCCTAGTTTAGTTTGTCAGGAGATTTCACCTGTGGCCAGAGTTCTGTGTGCTTCTCCTGGGTATCTAAAAAAACGTGGTGTTCCGAGTCATCCTACTGAATTATCACAACATTCTTGTCTGCATTACGGACAGATAGTTACAGGAAACCAATGGCAATTAAATAATGGCGCTCAAAAATATCAGGTAACAGTTAAGGGAGTGCTTTGTTCAAATAACGGCGAAGTCTTAAAAGATTCAGTCTTACAAGGTTTGGGGATAGCTTTGTTACCTACTTTTATGATTGAACCAGAATTAAAACTAAAAACACTGGCGATCGTTTTACCAGATTATCAACCACCAGCGATCGCGCTTTGTCTTATTTATCCTTTAAATCGACACTTGAATACCAAAATAAAATTATTTGTCGAGTTTTTTAGACAAAGATTTGGCAATGATAATAGCGATTAG
- a CDS encoding pirin family protein, producing the protein MITIRPQDQRGVAKFNWLDSRHSFSFGNYYDPQHMGFASLRVINEDKIIPAEGFGTHGHQDMEIITCVLSGELEHRDSMGNGSVIRPGDVQRMSAGTGVKHSEFNASATAPVHLLQIWILPEERGLEPSYEEKNFSSELKQGQLTLLGSRDGRNNSVTIHQDVNLYLGSLTKSDRLTYQIKDNRGIWLQVAKGEVKLNERLLQAGDGAAITDETEIAIAANNADAEFLLFDLAM; encoded by the coding sequence ATGATTACCATTCGTCCTCAAGATCAAAGAGGTGTTGCTAAGTTCAATTGGTTAGATAGCAGACATAGCTTTTCTTTTGGCAATTATTATGACCCACAACATATGGGGTTTGCGAGTTTACGGGTAATTAATGAAGACAAAATTATTCCCGCTGAAGGTTTTGGTACTCATGGACATCAAGACATGGAGATTATCACCTGTGTGTTATCGGGTGAATTAGAACATCGAGACAGTATGGGCAATGGCTCAGTAATTCGTCCAGGAGATGTTCAACGGATGTCTGCGGGTACGGGAGTTAAACACAGTGAATTTAATGCCTCGGCAACAGCACCAGTTCATCTATTGCAAATTTGGATTTTGCCAGAGGAACGAGGATTAGAGCCTAGCTATGAAGAAAAAAACTTTAGTTCAGAGTTGAAACAAGGGCAACTAACCCTTTTAGGCTCACGAGATGGCAGAAACAACTCCGTTACGATCCATCAAGACGTAAATCTTTACTTGGGTTCGTTAACGAAGAGCGATCGCCTTACCTATCAAATCAAAGACAATCGAGGGATTTGGCTACAGGTGGCTAAAGGCGAAGTCAAACTCAACGAGCGGTTACTACAGGCGGGAGATGGTGCTGCTATAACTGATGAAACAGAAATTGCGATCGCTGCAAATAATGCCGATGCTGAATTCTTGCTATTTGATCTGGCAATGTGA
- a CDS encoding response regulator, producing MIRVLLVDDQKMVRETLKVSLEMETDIEIVGTANNGIAAIKQVEMLHPDIVIMNMEMPGLDGASATKQITSRFVQTKVLMHTSSDNDEYISKSLAMGAKGYLLKNVDTQDLAGVIRNVNKGYTQISPGLLDKLLITTDSGVVISKLESSLAAYQSGNSTTISTATPQKSLSNLKLVSRQQQEEIGKLRQSLDDNQSELPKIKQHLARYQKYLWLISLLWLISLPLLVLSVLRLDRKTNDLQLQTNNLEKNLESTVIPLERVGLYGEFSLNGIAQRVAKAYAQDSKLSQISSVYVAQKDDAIVLFGTIANATLLRQMENLAKEVDGVKQVYTNNVTIQSDLSSSILGSDR from the coding sequence ATGATTCGTGTTTTATTAGTTGACGATCAAAAAATGGTCAGGGAAACCTTGAAAGTTTCGCTAGAAATGGAAACTGATATCGAAATTGTCGGTACGGCTAATAATGGTATTGCCGCAATTAAACAAGTGGAGATGCTTCATCCTGACATTGTGATCATGAATATGGAAATGCCTGGTTTAGATGGGGCTAGTGCCACAAAACAAATTACTAGTCGATTTGTGCAGACCAAAGTTTTGATGCACACTTCCTCTGACAATGATGAATACATCTCAAAATCATTGGCAATGGGGGCAAAGGGCTATCTCTTAAAAAATGTTGACACTCAAGATTTAGCAGGGGTGATTCGGAATGTAAATAAGGGCTATACTCAAATTTCGCCTGGACTATTAGACAAATTGTTAATTACTACCGATTCAGGTGTTGTGATCAGCAAACTCGAGAGTTCCCTTGCTGCCTATCAATCAGGTAATAGCACCACGATATCTACTGCCACACCCCAAAAATCCCTTTCTAATCTAAAACTTGTCTCTCGTCAGCAGCAAGAAGAGATTGGTAAGTTACGTCAGAGTCTTGACGATAATCAATCAGAATTACCCAAAATCAAGCAACATCTTGCTCGTTACCAAAAATATCTGTGGCTAATATCTTTGCTGTGGTTAATATCTCTTCCCTTACTAGTATTGTCTGTCTTAAGACTCGATCGCAAAACTAATGATCTTCAACTACAAACCAATAATCTGGAAAAAAATTTAGAATCAACCGTTATTCCCCTAGAAAGAGTTGGCTTATACGGGGAGTTTAGTCTCAATGGGATCGCTCAAAGAGTTGCTAAAGCTTATGCACAAGATTCTAAGTTGAGTCAGATTTCTTCAGTTTATGTTGCTCAAAAAGATGATGCGATCGTTTTATTTGGAACTATTGCCAATGCCACTCTCTTAAGGCAGATGGAAAATCTTGCCAAGGAAGTTGATGGGGTGAAGCAAGTTTATACTAATAATGTGACAATTCAATCTGATTTGAGCAGTAGTATCCTGGGTTCAGATCGATAA